From a single Candidatus Defluviilinea gracilis genomic region:
- a CDS encoding 3-isopropylmalate dehydrogenase, producing the protein MKTYNIGIIAGDGIGPEVTNEALKVLRAVAEGFECNLVEYPYSGAHYLKTKELVPEKVIEEWKTLDAVFLGAIGHPAVEVGLVERSVILGLRFGLDLYINLRPIKLYAENLCPLKGKTPADIDFAVVRENTEGEYTQIGGILKKGSPDEVATSTSLYTRVGIERAVRYAFELARARASSNKKPGHLTLVDKANAIRPQEIWTRVFAEVGKDYPDIQQDHAYVDAFAMLMIQKPEYYDTLVTTNLYGDILTDLGSMLQGGIGIAASANLHPGKTSMFEPIHGSAPDIAGKGIACPLAAIMAAGMMLDYLGESDSAGRIESSVEHLLASGQIPSLDASSGLSTSQIGDMVVGQVRKAP; encoded by the coding sequence GTGAAAACATACAACATCGGCATCATCGCGGGAGACGGGATCGGTCCCGAGGTCACGAACGAAGCGTTGAAGGTTTTGCGAGCCGTCGCTGAGGGCTTCGAGTGCAACCTCGTCGAGTATCCTTATTCGGGCGCGCATTATCTCAAGACCAAAGAACTCGTGCCAGAGAAAGTGATCGAAGAATGGAAAACGCTGGACGCGGTCTTTCTCGGCGCGATCGGTCACCCCGCAGTGGAAGTGGGGCTGGTCGAGCGCTCGGTCATCCTCGGTCTGCGCTTCGGTCTGGACCTGTACATTAATCTCCGCCCGATCAAACTCTACGCTGAAAATTTGTGCCCGCTCAAAGGCAAGACCCCCGCAGACATTGACTTCGCCGTGGTGCGCGAAAACACCGAAGGCGAATACACCCAGATCGGCGGCATCCTCAAAAAAGGCTCGCCCGATGAAGTCGCCACATCCACCAGCCTGTATACGCGGGTCGGGATCGAACGCGCCGTGCGCTATGCGTTTGAACTCGCGCGCGCGCGCGCTTCCAGCAACAAGAAGCCTGGTCATCTCACGCTCGTGGACAAAGCCAACGCCATCCGCCCGCAGGAGATTTGGACGCGCGTCTTCGCCGAAGTGGGGAAGGACTATCCCGACATCCAACAGGATCACGCCTATGTGGACGCCTTCGCGATGCTGATGATCCAAAAGCCCGAATATTACGACACCCTCGTGACCACCAACCTCTACGGCGACATCCTCACCGACCTCGGTTCGATGCTTCAAGGCGGAATCGGAATCGCCGCCTCCGCCAATTTGCACCCAGGCAAGACATCCATGTTCGAGCCGATTCACGGCTCCGCGCCCGATATTGCGGGGAAGGGCATCGCTTGTCCGCTGGCGGCGATCATGGCGGCGGGCATGATGCTCGATTACCTCGGCGAATCGGATTCTGCGGGTCGCATCGAATCCAGCGTGGAGCATTTGCTCGCCAGCGGGCAGATCCCCTCGCTCGACGCCTCCAGCGGACTGAGCACAAGCCAGATCGGCGATATGGTTGTGGGGCAGGTTCGGAAAGCACCGTAG
- a CDS encoding hemerythrin domain-containing protein: MQTTDILMSEHRVIETVLTALEAAADHLSAGDDVPMEFFIKAADFLRNFADGTHHQKEEGILFVALAEHGFPKNEDPVSVFMDEHEQGRRFIRGMVECAERINAGDARAKPQLVQHAQDYAALLREHIQKEDNVLFPMADNILADEESKLLKDFHRADDERGTGEKYTRVAEELAGWGA, translated from the coding sequence ATGCAAACCACAGACATCCTCATGAGCGAACATCGCGTCATCGAAACAGTGTTGACCGCGCTCGAAGCCGCCGCCGACCATCTCTCTGCGGGAGATGATGTGCCGATGGAGTTCTTTATCAAAGCGGCTGATTTCCTCCGCAACTTCGCCGATGGGACGCATCACCAAAAAGAGGAAGGCATTCTCTTCGTCGCGCTCGCAGAACATGGATTCCCAAAAAACGAAGACCCCGTGTCCGTGTTTATGGATGAACACGAGCAGGGACGCCGATTCATACGAGGCATGGTCGAGTGCGCGGAGCGAATCAACGCGGGCGACGCGCGCGCCAAACCCCAGCTGGTTCAACACGCGCAGGATTATGCCGCCTTGTTGCGCGAGCATATCCAAAAAGAAGATAACGTCCTCTTCCCGATGGCAGACAACATTCTTGCGGACGAGGAATCGAAACTGCTCAAAGACTTCCACCGCGCCGACGACGAGCGCGGGACGGGCGAGAAGTATACGAGGGTGGCGGAGGAGTTGGCGGGTTGGGGAGCGTGA